A part of Rattus rattus isolate New Zealand chromosome 6, Rrattus_CSIRO_v1, whole genome shotgun sequence genomic DNA contains:
- the LOC116903153 gene encoding histone H2A.J, whose product MSGRGKQGGKVRAKAKSRSSRAGLQFPVGRVHRLLRKGNYAERVGAGAPVYLAAVLEYLTAEILELAGNAARDNKKTRIIPRHLQLAIRNDEELNKLLGRVTIAQGGVLPNIQAVLLPKKTESQKVKSK is encoded by the coding sequence ATGTCCGGGCGAGGCAAGCAGGGGGGTAAGGTGCGCGCCAAGGCCAAGTCGCGCTCGTCGCGCGCGGGCCTCCAGTTCCCCGTGGGCCGTGTTCACCGGCTGCTGCGCAAGGGCAACTACGCGGAGCGCGTGGGCGCGGGAGCGCCCGTGTACCTGGCGGCGGTGCTGGAGTACCTGACGGCCGAGATCCTGGAACTGGCGGGCAACGCGGCGAGGGACAACAAGAAGACGCGCATCATCCCTCGCCACCTGCAGCTGGCTATCCGCAACGACGAAGAGCTCAACAAGCTTCTGGGCCGAGTGACCATCGCGCAGGGCGGTGTCCTGCCCAACATCCAGGCCgtgctgctgcccaagaagacGGAGAGCCAGAAGGTGAAGAGCAAGTGA